The proteins below are encoded in one region of Flavobacterium sp. IMCC34852:
- the sufB gene encoding Fe-S cluster assembly protein SufB translates to MAKYTEDDLKVELENKEYEYGFYTDLESETFPIGLNEDIVRAISLKKEEPQWMTDWRIEAFRAWQEMTEPEWANVHYEKPDFQAISYYSAPKKADPNKTLDDIDPELLAMYKKLGISLDEQKKMNNIAMDIVVDSVSVATTFKKTLAEKGIIFMSISEAIREYPDLVQKYLGTVVPQRDNFYAALNSAVFSDGSFCYIPKGVRCPMELSTYFRINQAGTGQFERTLLIADEDSYVSYLEGCTAPSRDENQLHAAVVELIALDGAEIKYSTVQNWYPGNKEGKGGVFNFVTKRGLCEKNAKISWTQVETGSAVTWKYPSCVLKGDNSIGEFYSIAVTNNFQQADTGTKMIHLGKNTKSTIISKGISAGKSQNSYRGLVQIGARAENARNFSQCDSLLMGNNCGAHTFPYIESKNASAKIEHEATTSKIGEDQVFYCNQRGIPTEKAIALIVNGFSKDVLNKLPMEFAVEAQKLLEISLEGSVG, encoded by the coding sequence ATGGCAAAATATACCGAAGACGATTTAAAAGTCGAACTCGAAAATAAAGAATACGAATACGGTTTCTATACTGATTTAGAATCGGAGACGTTTCCTATTGGGCTCAATGAAGATATCGTTCGCGCTATTTCTTTGAAAAAAGAAGAGCCGCAATGGATGACCGATTGGCGCATAGAAGCATTTCGCGCTTGGCAGGAAATGACCGAACCGGAATGGGCCAACGTACATTACGAAAAACCCGATTTTCAAGCGATTTCTTATTATTCGGCACCCAAAAAAGCTGACCCGAACAAAACCCTAGACGATATAGATCCCGAACTTTTGGCGATGTACAAAAAGTTGGGCATTTCCCTTGACGAACAGAAAAAAATGAACAATATCGCTATGGATATTGTAGTCGATTCGGTTTCTGTAGCAACCACTTTCAAAAAGACTTTAGCCGAAAAAGGCATTATTTTCATGAGTATTTCCGAAGCAATTCGCGAATATCCGGATTTAGTTCAAAAATATTTAGGAACGGTTGTGCCACAAAGAGATAATTTTTATGCTGCTTTAAATTCAGCGGTTTTCTCAGACGGAAGTTTCTGTTACATTCCAAAAGGCGTTCGTTGCCCAATGGAATTATCCACCTATTTCCGTATCAACCAAGCCGGAACCGGACAATTCGAAAGAACGCTGTTAATCGCCGATGAAGACAGTTATGTTTCCTATCTCGAAGGTTGTACTGCGCCAAGTCGGGACGAAAATCAATTGCACGCAGCGGTTGTTGAACTAATTGCTTTAGATGGAGCCGAAATCAAATATTCAACGGTTCAAAATTGGTATCCCGGCAACAAAGAAGGAAAAGGCGGTGTTTTCAACTTTGTAACCAAAAGAGGTTTGTGCGAGAAAAACGCTAAGATCTCTTGGACACAAGTAGAGACAGGTTCTGCCGTGACGTGGAAATATCCGTCATGCGTATTAAAAGGCGATAATTCTATTGGCGAATTTTACTCGATTGCCGTAACCAATAATTTCCAACAAGCCGATACCGGAACCAAGATGATTCATTTGGGTAAAAACACCAAATCGACTATCATTTCTAAAGGGATTTCCGCCGGAAAATCACAAAATAGTTATCGCGGTTTGGTGCAAATTGGTGCCAGAGCAGAAAACGCCCGCAACTTCTCTCAATGTGACTCGCTGTTAATGGGTAACAATTGCGGCGCGCATACTTTTCCGTATATCGAAAGTAAAAATGCTTCGGCTAAAATCGAGCACGAAGCCACCACTTCCAAAATCGGAGAAGATCAAGTATTCTATTGCAACCAACGCGGAATCCCAACCGAAAAAGCCATTGCGTTAATCGTAAACGGTTTCAGTAAAGATGTATTGAACAAGTTGCCGATGGAATTTGCCGTAGAAGCTCAAAAATTACTCGAAATTTCGTTAGAAGGTTCAGTAGGATAA
- a CDS encoding HesB/IscA family protein translates to MIKVSDTASKKIIDMMQEDGFDATKDYVRVGVKSGGCSGLSYELKFDKELGENDKVFEDNHVKIAVEKKSFLYLAGTVLEFSGGLNGKGFVFNNPNASRTCGCGESFSL, encoded by the coding sequence ATGATTAAAGTTTCTGATACAGCCAGCAAAAAAATCATCGATATGATGCAGGAAGACGGTTTTGACGCAACCAAAGATTACGTACGAGTAGGCGTAAAAAGTGGTGGTTGCTCGGGTTTGTCGTATGAATTGAAGTTCGATAAAGAACTGGGAGAAAACGACAAGGTTTTTGAAGACAACCATGTAAAAATTGCTGTAGAAAAAAAATCGTTTTTGTACTTGGCCGGAACCGTTTTAGAATTCTCCGGCGGATTGAACGGAAAAGGATTTGTATTCAATAATCCAAATGCATCCAGAACTTGTGGATGTGGCGAAAGTTTTTCGCTCTAA
- a CDS encoding MBL fold metallo-hydrolase, with amino-acid sequence MKLYPIEAGNFKLDGGAMFGVVPKTIWNKTNPADENNLIDIAARCLLIEDGNRLILIDTGMGNKQSEKFFGYYSLWGSHSLDGSLAKYGFHRDDVTDVFMTHLHFDHCGGSVNWNKDKTGYEVAFKNAKFWTNDNHWEWATKPNAREKASFLSENILPMQESGQLNFIKRPEGDFGVSEEMGFGIFYVDGHTEKMMIPHIQYNDKTIVFCADLIPTAGHLPLPYVMGYDTRPLLTMPEKSKFLHAAVENNYYLWLEHDAHNQIITVENTERGIRLKNVFSVEEIV; translated from the coding sequence ATGAAGCTATATCCTATTGAAGCCGGAAATTTTAAACTCGATGGCGGTGCTATGTTTGGCGTAGTTCCTAAAACCATTTGGAACAAAACCAATCCCGCAGACGAGAACAATTTGATTGACATTGCAGCGAGATGCCTGCTAATTGAAGACGGAAATCGGCTGATTTTGATTGATACCGGGATGGGCAATAAACAATCGGAAAAGTTTTTTGGATATTATTCGCTTTGGGGAAGTCATTCATTGGATGGTTCTTTGGCCAAATATGGTTTTCATCGCGATGATGTAACCGATGTTTTCATGACGCATTTGCACTTTGACCATTGTGGCGGCAGTGTGAATTGGAACAAAGACAAAACCGGTTACGAAGTCGCTTTCAAAAATGCGAAATTCTGGACGAATGACAACCATTGGGAATGGGCAACCAAACCTAACGCAAGGGAAAAAGCCTCTTTTCTTTCGGAAAACATTTTGCCAATGCAGGAAAGCGGACAATTAAACTTTATCAAAAGACCTGAAGGCGATTTTGGCGTTTCAGAAGAAATGGGATTCGGGATTTTTTATGTTGATGGTCACACCGAAAAAATGATGATTCCGCATATCCAGTACAATGATAAGACCATTGTTTTCTGTGCCGATTTGATTCCAACAGCGGGACATTTGCCTTTGCCTTATGTAATGGGTTACGACACCCGACCACTTTTAACCATGCCTGAAAAATCTAAATTTCTGCATGCCGCAGTAGAAAACAATTACTATTTGTGGTTAGAACACGATGCGCATAACCAAATCATCACGGTAGAAAACACTGAAAGAGGCATTCGTTTGAAAAATGTTTTTAGCGTAGAAGAAATCGTTTAA
- a CDS encoding MarR family winged helix-turn-helix transcriptional regulator: MENLNSVIFYNIEEAIKTYRMYAQNQLKINQLKITIDQWLVLKCLKENPKSTQIELAEKVFKDNASITRIIDLLVKADFLHREINPKDRRKTVLKITTSGQKILDDVYKIVLKNRAKALENITPQEIEMVSTVLKKISFNCKK, from the coding sequence ATGGAAAATTTGAATTCGGTAATATTTTATAACATTGAGGAAGCCATCAAAACCTACAGAATGTATGCTCAAAACCAACTGAAAATTAATCAACTGAAGATTACCATTGACCAATGGTTGGTTTTAAAATGCTTGAAAGAAAATCCAAAATCAACCCAAATTGAATTAGCGGAAAAGGTATTCAAAGACAATGCTTCCATCACCAGAATTATAGATTTGTTGGTTAAAGCCGATTTTTTACATCGGGAAATCAATCCCAAAGACCGCAGGAAAACAGTCCTAAAAATTACAACTTCGGGACAAAAAATTTTAGATGATGTTTATAAAATTGTGTTGAAAAATAGAGCAAAAGCCTTAGAAAATATAACGCCACAAGAAATTGAAATGGTCAGTACAGTTTTGAAAAAAATCAGCTTCAATTGTAAAAAATAA
- a CDS encoding S8 family peptidase, with translation MRVLAYSFVLLTTLSMTAQQATQTKTYKKNALTEQQQQRWSHLDLEKDSIPGMSVDKAYAELLKKKKGKKVIVGVIDSGVDINHPDLKAVIWTNKKEIANNGKDDDKNGYTDDVHGWNFLGNSNNETLELVRYLRKGDDGSEMYKKAQKEYEAEYQKVFPYKETVDLLVEADKTIREYLKKENYTLEELKNVASVKYDLYKSKKIMLAYAEDTGANFREELEEFKDYVYDKLSYNLNKEFDGRKQVGDNPEDLKDKKYGNNIVYSKERKDSSHGTHVAGIIAQKRNNGIGGDGVAENVEIMPIRAVPNGDEYDKDIALAIRYAVDNGAKVINGSFGKDYSPHKEWVWDAMKYAESKDVLIVLAAGNDGKDVDFEPNYPEDTADKKNELVSNVIKVGAINYNYGENIVADFSNFGSDNVDVFAPGVKVYATVPGNSFKYQQGTSMASPNVAGVAALIRSYYPNLKANQVKQIIMQSGMPLDFEVNVGENKEKRAFSKASVSGKIVNAYNALKMAEELSKETPKEPKL, from the coding sequence ATGAGAGTTTTAGCCTATTCGTTTGTGTTATTGACCACCCTGTCAATGACAGCGCAACAAGCAACACAAACGAAAACGTACAAAAAAAACGCTTTAACCGAACAACAACAACAACGTTGGAGCCATTTGGATCTTGAAAAAGATTCTATTCCGGGCATGAGTGTGGACAAAGCCTATGCTGAGCTTTTAAAAAAGAAAAAAGGTAAAAAAGTTATAGTCGGGGTAATAGACTCCGGTGTTGATATCAATCATCCCGATTTGAAAGCTGTAATTTGGACCAATAAAAAAGAAATTGCCAACAACGGCAAAGACGATGATAAAAACGGATATACCGATGATGTACATGGTTGGAATTTCTTGGGCAATTCTAATAATGAAACCCTGGAATTAGTTCGCTATTTAAGAAAAGGCGATGATGGTTCAGAAATGTATAAAAAAGCCCAAAAAGAATACGAAGCTGAATACCAAAAAGTTTTTCCTTACAAAGAAACAGTTGATTTGTTAGTTGAAGCTGATAAAACTATTCGCGAATATTTAAAAAAAGAAAATTACACGCTTGAAGAGCTTAAAAATGTAGCTTCTGTAAAGTATGATTTGTATAAAAGTAAAAAAATAATGTTGGCTTACGCCGAAGATACCGGTGCTAATTTCAGAGAAGAACTAGAAGAATTCAAAGACTACGTTTACGACAAGCTAAGCTATAATTTGAATAAAGAATTTGACGGAAGAAAACAAGTAGGAGACAATCCTGAAGACCTTAAGGATAAAAAATACGGAAACAATATTGTTTATTCTAAAGAAAGAAAAGACTCTTCACACGGAACCCATGTCGCCGGAATAATTGCTCAAAAAAGAAACAACGGAATTGGCGGAGACGGTGTTGCTGAAAATGTAGAGATAATGCCGATTAGAGCTGTGCCCAACGGTGATGAATATGACAAAGATATCGCATTAGCCATTCGCTATGCGGTTGACAATGGTGCCAAAGTAATCAACGGAAGTTTTGGCAAAGATTATTCTCCTCACAAAGAATGGGTTTGGGATGCCATGAAATATGCCGAAAGCAAAGATGTTTTAATTGTCTTAGCCGCAGGGAATGATGGTAAAGATGTTGATTTCGAACCCAATTATCCGGAAGATACCGCCGACAAAAAAAATGAATTGGTAAGTAATGTGATAAAAGTAGGTGCAATCAATTACAATTATGGTGAAAATATTGTGGCTGACTTCTCTAACTTTGGAAGCGATAATGTAGATGTATTTGCCCCGGGCGTAAAAGTGTATGCCACTGTTCCGGGAAATAGTTTTAAGTACCAACAAGGCACTTCAATGGCGTCTCCAAATGTTGCGGGAGTAGCAGCTTTGATTCGTTCTTATTATCCGAATTTAAAAGCCAATCAAGTCAAACAAATTATAATGCAATCGGGAATGCCTTTAGATTTTGAAGTGAATGTTGGAGAAAACAAAGAAAAAAGAGCATTCTCAAAAGCGAGTGTTTCGGGTAAAATTGTAAATGCTTACAACGCTCTAAAAATGGCTGAAGAATTATCAAAGGAAACACCAAAAGAACCAAAACTATAA
- a CDS encoding M1 family metallopeptidase has translation MIKKLFSISVLLFATIATAQSEGYWQQKVDYKMEISMDVKTYQYNGKQELLYTNNSQDTLRRVYYHLYNNAFQPGSEMDARIQSIADPDARMVDKIKTGDDTEINESRVAKLKPNEIGFLRISNFKQDGLSAKTKEVGTILEVDLIQPLFPGKSTLLSLDFNGQVPTQIRRSGRNNKEGVELSMAQWYPKMAEFDFEGWHADPYISREFHGVWGNFDVKITIDKNYVLGGTGYLQNANEIGHGYQDDGITVSVPKKQKTLTWHFLAPNVHDFTWAADKEYIHDKLMTDEGVLLHFLYKNNPKIIDTWKKAQPFTAKILTYYNNLVGKYPYQQYSVIQGGDGGMEYAMCTLVLGEGELNGFVGLIAHEFGHSWFQHVLANNESKHSWMDEGFTSFIEDSVMNELAAKKSSNPYSGAYKSYVDLANSGKEQPLSTHADRFDFNKCYSTSSYSKGEVFLAQLIYLLGRENLSKTLKRYYTDFKFKHPTPNDIKRTAERVSGANLDWYLNDWTQTTNTIDYAIKEVSAKENSTTITLERIGRMPMPIDMIVEYTDGSRESFYIPLRMMSFEKENPYSNLKRTVIADWAWAFPTYSYSLPTTKTIKKVMLDPSGLMADVNRANNIYEVK, from the coding sequence ATGATTAAAAAACTTTTTTCTATTTCTGTTTTATTGTTTGCCACAATAGCCACCGCTCAATCTGAAGGATATTGGCAACAAAAAGTCGACTATAAAATGGAAATATCGATGGATGTCAAAACCTATCAATACAACGGCAAACAAGAATTACTGTACACTAATAATTCCCAAGATACTTTAAGACGCGTTTATTACCATCTGTACAATAATGCGTTCCAACCGGGAAGCGAAATGGATGCCAGAATCCAGTCTATTGCGGATCCTGATGCCAGAATGGTTGACAAAATCAAAACAGGCGATGATACCGAGATTAATGAAAGCAGAGTGGCCAAATTAAAACCGAATGAAATTGGTTTTCTGAGAATTTCAAATTTTAAACAAGATGGTCTTTCGGCTAAAACAAAGGAAGTCGGGACTATTTTAGAAGTCGATTTAATCCAACCGCTTTTCCCCGGAAAATCTACTTTACTCTCCTTAGATTTCAATGGGCAAGTTCCTACGCAAATTAGACGCTCAGGAAGAAATAATAAAGAAGGTGTTGAACTTTCTATGGCGCAATGGTATCCTAAAATGGCTGAATTTGATTTTGAAGGTTGGCATGCCGATCCATACATTAGCAGAGAGTTTCACGGTGTTTGGGGTAATTTTGATGTCAAAATCACCATCGATAAAAATTATGTTTTGGGCGGAACAGGTTATTTACAAAACGCCAATGAAATTGGTCACGGTTATCAAGATGACGGAATTACAGTCTCTGTTCCAAAGAAGCAAAAAACACTTACATGGCATTTTTTAGCTCCTAATGTACATGATTTTACTTGGGCAGCTGATAAAGAATACATCCATGATAAATTGATGACAGACGAAGGTGTACTGTTACATTTTCTTTATAAAAACAATCCGAAAATCATCGACACCTGGAAAAAAGCCCAGCCTTTCACCGCCAAAATCTTAACGTATTACAATAACTTGGTTGGAAAATATCCGTACCAACAATATTCTGTTATTCAAGGTGGCGACGGGGGAATGGAGTATGCCATGTGTACTTTAGTTTTGGGCGAAGGCGAATTAAACGGCTTTGTAGGTTTGATTGCCCACGAATTTGGTCATTCTTGGTTCCAACATGTTTTGGCCAACAATGAAAGCAAACACAGTTGGATGGACGAAGGTTTTACTTCTTTTATTGAAGATTCGGTGATGAATGAATTGGCCGCTAAAAAATCATCCAATCCTTATTCAGGTGCTTATAAAAGTTATGTTGATTTAGCCAACTCCGGAAAAGAACAACCCTTATCTACTCATGCAGATCGTTTTGATTTCAACAAATGTTACAGCACTTCTTCCTATAGCAAAGGTGAAGTGTTTTTGGCCCAATTAATATATTTATTAGGCAGAGAAAATCTATCAAAAACCTTGAAGCGCTATTATACCGATTTTAAATTCAAACACCCAACGCCAAACGACATCAAAAGAACAGCGGAAAGAGTTTCCGGAGCCAATTTGGATTGGTATTTAAACGATTGGACACAAACTACTAACACGATTGATTATGCAATTAAAGAGGTTAGTGCGAAAGAAAATTCAACCACCATTACCTTAGAGAGAATCGGCAGAATGCCCATGCCAATTGATATGATAGTGGAATATACCGATGGTTCTCGTGAGAGTTTTTACATCCCGTTGCGCATGATGAGTTTTGAAAAAGAGAATCCTTATTCCAATCTCAAAAGAACTGTTATTGCCGATTGGGCTTGGGCTTTTCCAACCTACAGCTATTCATTACCTACAACAAAAACCATCAAAAAAGTGATGCTCGACCCAAGCGGTTTAATGGCCGACGTTAATAGAGCAAATAATATTTATGAAGTGAAATAA
- the rnpA gene encoding ribonuclease P protein component, with the protein MDFSYPKAEKLKSKSLIDLLFSEGKSVSKYPLRLVYVACDFEEDVPLKMGVSVSKKYFKKAVDRNYFKRVLRECYRLNKSQLIDALDKKYCFMFFYQTSDKLSYQEIEQKTKQLFEKFSKTISEEK; encoded by the coding sequence ATGGATTTCTCCTATCCGAAGGCTGAAAAACTCAAAAGCAAAAGCCTTATCGATTTGTTATTCTCCGAAGGCAAATCGGTGAGTAAATATCCGTTGCGTTTGGTTTATGTCGCTTGTGATTTTGAAGAAGATGTTCCTTTGAAAATGGGTGTTTCTGTTTCTAAAAAATATTTTAAAAAGGCGGTCGACCGCAATTACTTTAAACGAGTTTTGCGCGAGTGTTATCGCCTTAATAAATCGCAGTTAATTGATGCTTTGGACAAAAAATACTGCTTTATGTTCTTCTATCAAACCAGTGATAAACTATCCTACCAAGAAATAGAACAAAAGACCAAACAGCTTTTTGAAAAGTTTTCGAAAACAATTTCCGAAGAGAAATAA
- a CDS encoding DUF4349 domain-containing protein translates to MKTKLLICAVFILLFASCKQAETDDIASVDMADVAVDSTAVAAEDYDAYASESNYDSKAKDMASPSPRIDELEAKIIKSGNLRFQSDDLEVTYNQIQSTVKKYNALIKNDSQTNNDYALSRTVNIRIPNQHFDAFIADISKGVKYFDQKEISSQDVTEEYIDVASRIKTKKVLEARYLELLKKANKVSEMLEIESQLSDIREEIEAKEGRLRYLQNKVSMSTLDIEFYKPVAAGSKATVSYGGRIWNAIASGFNGISNFFIGIIENWPIIITLVVLILLIRKRFKRKNQ, encoded by the coding sequence ATGAAAACCAAACTTCTGATTTGTGCTGTGTTTATCTTGTTGTTTGCGTCTTGCAAACAGGCCGAAACCGACGATATCGCATCGGTAGATATGGCCGATGTTGCCGTTGACTCTACTGCTGTTGCTGCTGAAGATTATGATGCCTACGCCTCTGAATCTAATTATGATTCTAAAGCCAAAGACATGGCATCACCGTCTCCAAGAATTGATGAGTTGGAAGCCAAGATCATCAAATCGGGAAATCTTCGCTTTCAATCTGACGATTTAGAAGTTACTTACAATCAAATTCAAAGCACTGTAAAAAAATACAACGCCTTAATTAAAAATGATTCGCAAACTAATAATGATTATGCACTCTCAAGAACAGTCAATATCAGAATCCCAAACCAGCATTTTGATGCTTTTATAGCCGATATTTCTAAGGGCGTAAAATATTTTGACCAAAAAGAAATCTCCTCTCAAGATGTAACCGAGGAGTATATTGATGTGGCTTCTCGAATTAAAACAAAAAAGGTCTTAGAGGCACGCTATTTGGAACTGTTGAAAAAGGCTAATAAAGTGTCTGAAATGCTCGAAATTGAAAGCCAACTATCTGACATACGTGAAGAAATTGAAGCCAAAGAAGGCCGTTTGCGTTACCTTCAAAATAAAGTATCCATGAGTACTTTGGATATCGAGTTTTACAAACCGGTCGCTGCCGGAAGCAAAGCCACGGTTTCCTACGGCGGCAGAATCTGGAATGCCATAGCATCGGGCTTTAACGGAATTTCAAATTTCTTTATCGGTATAATCGAAAATTGGCCCATTATTATTACTTTAGTTGTCTTGATTTTACTGATCAGAAAACGATTTAAAAGAAAAAACCAATAA
- a CDS encoding S41 family peptidase translates to MFSKFKKRYILPLVLSGFLFVGVSFKDDFFEISKQIEIFTTLFKTINQNYVDETNPAELMDKAIKSMLADLDPYTNYFNEADVIKFKINNTGEYTGIGAMITRKEDKLIIKEPYKGFPADKAGLKAGDEIIQIGDVLLADFKDDASQLLKGAKNTKIDIKYLRQGKPLTAQLILDEVEVKAVPFYGKIDDKTGYIVLSQFNKKASSETKEALEKLKNDGATQIILDLRGNPGGLLNEAVNICNLFVPKGEIIVTTKSKNEKYNNTYKTTREPIDTEIPLVVIVDGKSASASEIVSGALQDLDRAVIVGSRSFGKGLVQRPIDMTYGTQVKVTISRYYTPSGRCIQALNYNKKDKSGKATRTDEKNYNAFKTKKGRPVYDGGGVLPDVEIEETKTSTIAEALQKNDGIFNYVTSYYYKNPNLGDKIPTITDADFADFKAFLKREKIEFNTETEVALKNTLEKAKKENVDSAINAEYQQLLTALQKSEETMIDKNQKEIKNLILDEIIKRYQYKEGLYQYYAKSNLEIKKAVGILNNTAEYNKILKI, encoded by the coding sequence ATGTTTTCAAAATTCAAAAAACGATATATTTTGCCGCTGGTATTGAGCGGATTCCTTTTTGTAGGCGTAAGTTTCAAAGATGATTTTTTCGAAATTTCTAAGCAAATAGAAATCTTCACCACGCTGTTTAAAACCATCAATCAAAACTATGTTGATGAAACCAATCCGGCCGAATTGATGGACAAAGCCATTAAAAGCATGTTGGCCGATTTGGATCCGTACACGAATTATTTCAACGAAGCCGATGTGATTAAATTCAAAATCAACAATACCGGAGAATACACCGGAATTGGCGCGATGATTACCCGAAAAGAAGACAAATTAATTATCAAAGAACCATATAAAGGATTTCCGGCAGACAAAGCCGGATTGAAAGCCGGAGATGAAATCATTCAAATTGGCGATGTCTTGCTGGCTGATTTTAAAGACGATGCTTCACAGTTGTTGAAAGGTGCCAAAAACACTAAAATCGATATCAAATATTTACGCCAAGGCAAACCTTTAACAGCGCAATTGATTTTGGATGAAGTAGAAGTCAAAGCAGTTCCTTTTTATGGTAAAATAGATGATAAAACCGGTTATATTGTTTTATCACAATTCAACAAAAAAGCGTCTTCAGAAACCAAAGAAGCTTTAGAGAAATTAAAAAATGACGGCGCAACCCAAATTATTTTAGACTTGCGCGGCAATCCGGGCGGCTTACTCAACGAAGCAGTAAATATTTGCAATTTATTTGTGCCCAAAGGAGAAATCATAGTAACCACTAAATCCAAAAACGAAAAATACAACAACACTTATAAAACCACTCGCGAACCTATTGATACTGAAATTCCGTTGGTTGTAATTGTTGACGGGAAAAGTGCTTCGGCTTCGGAAATTGTTTCGGGTGCTTTACAAGATTTAGACCGCGCTGTGATTGTAGGTAGCAGAAGTTTCGGAAAAGGATTGGTGCAACGTCCGATTGATATGACTTACGGTACACAAGTAAAAGTAACCATTTCAAGATATTACACGCCTTCCGGCAGATGTATTCAAGCATTGAATTACAACAAAAAAGACAAAAGCGGCAAAGCCACTCGTACGGATGAAAAAAATTACAATGCTTTCAAAACCAAAAAAGGCAGACCCGTGTATGATGGCGGCGGCGTCTTACCGGATGTGGAAATTGAAGAAACCAAAACTAGTACCATCGCGGAAGCTTTACAAAAAAACGATGGGATTTTCAATTATGTAACTTCCTATTACTACAAAAATCCAAATCTTGGTGATAAAATTCCAACCATCACCGATGCAGATTTTGCGGATTTTAAAGCTTTTTTGAAAAGAGAAAAAATAGAATTCAATACTGAAACGGAAGTAGCATTGAAAAACACTTTGGAAAAAGCCAAAAAAGAAAATGTTGACTCTGCCATTAATGCTGAATACCAACAATTATTGACTGCTTTACAAAAAAGTGAAGAAACCATGATAGACAAAAACCAAAAAGAAATCAAAAATTTAATCTTGGATGAAATCATCAAACGCTACCAATACAAAGAAGGATTATATCAATATTACGCCAAAAGCAACTTAGAAATCAAAAAAGCCGTCGGTATTCTAAACAATACGGCTGAATATAACAAGATTTTAAAAATTTAA
- a CDS encoding OmpA family protein, translated as MKLLKYLPLLFFGFLHAQEEVVHSVYFDFDKFVLNEVQVKDVVDFIKKTDSTRIESIQIFGYTDDIGKEAYNFKLSTKRANEIQNKFIENGIKSKIIVTIEGKGRILIDDDIVENLPEKRSKNRRVDVVLNLKPLPKIEIPGYYNSIQKKHIIGDHIYLNDVLFERGSSKLTFKSKTELDKIAKLLLKYKNLQFEIQGHVCCTPPYQKEAIDKDTKKRQLSTNRAQTVYKYLIWKKIPKERMTFKGYGNTVPLGKGTEYDRRVELVISKV; from the coding sequence ATGAAACTACTCAAATATTTGCCCTTACTTTTCTTTGGGTTTTTACACGCACAAGAAGAAGTAGTTCATTCGGTTTATTTTGATTTTGACAAATTTGTTTTGAATGAAGTTCAGGTCAAAGATGTTGTAGATTTTATCAAAAAAACAGATTCCACCCGAATTGAATCCATTCAGATTTTTGGTTATACCGACGACATTGGAAAAGAAGCTTATAACTTCAAGCTTTCTACCAAACGGGCTAACGAAATTCAGAATAAATTTATTGAAAACGGGATCAAAAGTAAAATCATCGTAACCATAGAGGGAAAGGGAAGAATCCTAATTGATGATGATATTGTAGAAAACCTACCGGAAAAACGCTCCAAAAACAGACGCGTAGATGTGGTGCTCAATTTAAAACCACTACCTAAAATTGAAATTCCCGGCTACTACAATTCGATTCAAAAAAAACACATCATTGGTGATCACATTTACCTCAACGATGTGTTGTTTGAAAGAGGCAGCAGTAAATTGACTTTCAAATCGAAAACCGAATTGGACAAAATTGCCAAACTCTTATTGAAATACAAAAACCTGCAATTTGAAATTCAAGGCCATGTTTGTTGTACACCGCCCTATCAAAAAGAAGCGATTGACAAAGACACTAAAAAACGGCAATTATCTACCAACAGAGCTCAAACGGTTTACAAGTATTTAATTTGGAAAAAAATCCCGAAAGAAAGAATGACTTTCAAAGGTTACGGCAACACAGTGCCTTTGGGAAAAGGTACCGAATATGATCGCAGGGTTGAATTGGTGATTTCTAAAGTATAA
- a CDS encoding GNAT family N-acetyltransferase yields MNLEWKIKRFEALSTKELYDLLQLRAEVFIVEQNCVYQDIDGKDEKALHLIGEDNGEIVAYARLFKPHDYFEQASIGRVVVKEHSRSKKLGHILMREAIQVIKSHFDQRKITISAQLYLKKFYESHGFIQTSEMYLEDDIPHIEMRKE; encoded by the coding sequence ATGAACTTAGAATGGAAAATAAAGCGATTTGAGGCGCTTTCTACCAAAGAGCTTTATGATTTACTGCAATTGCGCGCGGAGGTCTTTATTGTGGAGCAAAATTGCGTTTATCAGGATATTGACGGAAAAGATGAGAAGGCATTACACTTGATAGGAGAAGACAATGGTGAAATAGTGGCTTACGCCCGATTATTTAAACCACACGATTATTTTGAGCAAGCCTCTATTGGTCGGGTTGTCGTTAAAGAGCATTCGCGTTCCAAAAAATTGGGACACATTTTAATGCGAGAAGCGATTCAGGTAATCAAATCGCATTTCGACCAAAGAAAAATTACGATTTCGGCCCAATTGTATTTGAAGAAATTCTACGAAAGCCACGGTTTTATTCAAACCAGTGAGATGTATTTAGAAGATGACATTCCACACATTGAAATGCGCAAAGAATAA